The Halorussus limi genome has a segment encoding these proteins:
- a CDS encoding IS1595 family transposase — MSSAQPAFGAMFRELIELGIVEIDTEPLDAAIERRLKEFWENTSCPRCGHSSVQTWSHLDRVWCRDCNFKPVYTYGTPFHEKHLTCGEVLLAFTLYADTLLSINQIAPFLGRAYKTVHTAIREAEAAIHRGFPVVWGLLDQTIAGPTQVDESGTVCSGYKGQEPPRSSRSRGGSSQTGRSRWRGRHGDQLTLVAACRDSLRVIRGQLGIDFSGDLEPVIQEAEDLSQPLGEVWTDGLQAYREMERDHRTVVHKERYVSPDGVHINQAECLFSLVQPWLRKFRGLSKQGLEQAAHTFGLIRSLNLAGASVDIIIDCLVMGAFRSST; from the coding sequence ATGTCTTCTGCTCAGCCGGCGTTCGGCGCGATGTTTCGAGAGCTGATCGAGTTGGGCATCGTCGAGATCGACACCGAGCCGCTCGATGCGGCCATCGAGCGGCGACTCAAGGAATTCTGGGAGAATACGTCCTGTCCACGGTGCGGGCACAGCTCCGTTCAAACGTGGTCGCATCTCGACCGCGTGTGGTGCCGTGACTGCAACTTCAAGCCGGTCTACACCTACGGAACGCCATTTCATGAGAAGCACCTCACCTGCGGCGAGGTACTTCTCGCATTCACGCTCTACGCCGATACATTGCTCAGTATCAACCAGATCGCGCCCTTCCTCGGGCGAGCCTACAAAACCGTTCACACGGCGATTCGGGAGGCGGAAGCCGCGATCCATCGCGGCTTCCCCGTCGTCTGGGGCCTCCTCGACCAGACCATCGCTGGACCGACGCAAGTCGACGAATCTGGCACAGTCTGCTCGGGCTACAAGGGACAAGAGCCGCCGCGAAGCAGTCGTTCTCGCGGCGGTTCGTCCCAAACTGGCCGCTCACGCTGGCGGGGCCGCCACGGTGATCAGCTGACGCTCGTCGCGGCGTGCCGCGACTCGCTTCGCGTGATCCGCGGCCAGCTCGGCATCGACTTCAGCGGTGATCTGGAACCAGTGATTCAGGAGGCTGAAGACCTCTCCCAGCCACTAGGAGAGGTTTGGACAGACGGACTCCAAGCCTACAGAGAGATGGAGCGTGACCACCGAACAGTCGTACACAAAGAGAGATACGTATCCCCCGACGGCGTCCACATTAACCAGGCTGAGTGCCTCTTTTCGCTTGTTCAACCGTGGCTGCGGAAGTTCCGCGGCCTGTCCAAGCAGGGCTTGGAACAGGCCGCTCACACGTTCGGCCTTATTCGGTCGCTAAACCTTGCCGGCGCATCCGTCGATATCATCATCGACTGCCTTGTTATGGGGGCGTTCCGCAGTTCTACATAA
- a CDS encoding ArsR/SmtB family transcription factor produces MALLESDVPIREVVTTDPEKAKALENDVRAKILDMLAAEEMTIEEIHDELHRRSEKKAETTVRHHVNVLKDAGMVEIARLEEAGGGTRKYYKSNTRVFSYDLPESSGEQLASAQDTAREELAALIETLAEQHGDEVEAVAKEMKPCEYCETQHYEEFVVRELLNRALIDLSETGELDGLLSTAE; encoded by the coding sequence ATGGCGCTCCTCGAATCCGATGTGCCGATCCGCGAAGTTGTGACGACGGACCCGGAGAAAGCGAAGGCGCTGGAGAACGACGTCCGGGCGAAGATCCTCGACATGCTCGCTGCTGAGGAAATGACGATCGAGGAGATTCACGACGAGTTGCATCGTCGCAGCGAAAAAAAGGCGGAAACGACGGTGCGCCACCACGTGAACGTCCTGAAGGACGCCGGGATGGTGGAGATTGCACGGCTCGAGGAAGCTGGTGGTGGGACACGGAAGTACTACAAGTCGAATACGCGGGTCTTCTCGTACGACCTTCCAGAAAGTAGTGGAGAGCAACTTGCTTCGGCGCAGGACACGGCTCGTGAAGAGCTAGCTGCGCTGATCGAGACCCTCGCCGAGCAACACGGCGACGAGGTCGAGGCCGTAGCCAAGGAGATGAAGCCGTGTGAATACTGCGAAACCCAGCACTACGAGGAGTTCGTCGTTCGGGAACTGCTCAATCGCGCGCTCATCGACCTGAGCGAAACCGGGGAGCTCGACGGTCTCTTATCGACAGCCGAGTGA
- a CDS encoding AbrB/MazE/SpoVT family DNA-binding domain-containing protein: MSSDRIDAESKVSGNQANIPARIRRELDIDDGDQLRWHLEDDGSIRVHVIQQQPGTFADFDGYAGEEPTDVTSDHDAWGVDVE, translated from the coding sequence ATGAGCAGCGACAGAATCGACGCCGAAAGCAAGGTGTCCGGAAACCAGGCAAACATCCCCGCCCGGATTCGGCGTGAACTTGATATCGACGATGGCGATCAGCTCCGTTGGCATCTCGAGGACGACGGGAGCATTCGGGTCCACGTGATCCAACAGCAACCGGGCACATTCGCCGACTTCGACGGCTACGCTGGTGAGGAGCCGACCGATGTCACGAGCGATCACGACGCCTGGGGCGTCGACGTCGAGTAA
- a CDS encoding heavy-metal-associated domain-containing protein → MDRKTISVTGMSCNGCEQNVETALRNLDGVNRVEADHEADTVDVVLEEGASNDDVNAAIEQAGYDVVA, encoded by the coding sequence ATGGACCGAAAGACGATTTCCGTCACCGGGATGTCGTGCAACGGATGCGAACAGAACGTGGAGACCGCCCTGCGAAACCTCGATGGTGTGAATCGGGTCGAGGCCGACCACGAAGCTGACACGGTCGACGTGGTCCTTGAGGAGGGGGCCTCCAACGACGACGTGAACGCGGCAATCGAACAGGCTGGCTACGACGTGGTGGCTTAA
- the merA gene encoding mercury(II) reductase, translated as MSVLPDYDLVILGGGTAAFAAITEASGRGLSTAMVNTGLPLGGTCVNVGCVPSKHLLAVGDQAATPQENPFKAVQYSDGEPTVDWEAALDGTDELVERFRQENYVDVAEHFETDIYEGYGQLVDDTTIEVVDGADEGARITGEKALVATGSSPWAPPIDGLNDVYYYTSETILEERNLPESIVMLGGGYIALEWGQILHRVGVDVTILQRSDRVLSGMEGQLGREMQRAFEDQGIEVITGNDFQRVRAPAGDGGAEAMQSGVAVETTVDGTEQTVTGDALFVAAGVQPNSEGIGLETVGVETNDDGTIHVDEQFQTTNPDVYAAGDVIGEPELETVAAKEGNHAVKNAFGNEGVSIDYSAVPAVVFTDPEVAAVGTTELEYMTEHGTCSCRTIQMADVPRAKAVKNIDGLVQVVKHHETDEIVGVHMVGPRAADMIMEATLAVKFGLTVDGIIDTVHPFPTFSEAFKHACQAFRRDTSTMSCCVE; from the coding sequence ATGTCTGTGTTGCCTGATTATGATCTCGTGATTCTCGGCGGTGGGACAGCCGCGTTCGCTGCCATCACCGAAGCAAGTGGCCGAGGACTCTCGACGGCTATGGTGAATACAGGGTTACCGCTCGGCGGCACCTGCGTGAACGTCGGCTGTGTCCCCAGCAAGCATCTGCTCGCGGTAGGCGACCAGGCAGCCACTCCACAGGAGAACCCATTCAAGGCGGTCCAGTACAGCGACGGCGAACCGACCGTCGACTGGGAAGCCGCGCTGGACGGCACCGACGAACTCGTTGAACGGTTCCGGCAGGAAAACTACGTCGACGTCGCCGAGCACTTCGAGACCGACATCTACGAGGGCTACGGCCAGCTGGTCGACGACACGACCATCGAGGTCGTCGACGGCGCCGACGAGGGCGCCCGGATCACCGGGGAGAAGGCACTCGTTGCGACCGGCAGTTCACCGTGGGCGCCACCCATCGACGGCCTCAACGACGTCTACTACTACACGAGTGAAACCATCCTCGAGGAACGGAACCTCCCCGAGAGTATCGTGATGCTCGGTGGCGGTTACATCGCGTTGGAGTGGGGCCAGATCCTCCACCGCGTCGGTGTCGACGTGACCATCCTCCAGCGCTCCGACCGCGTTCTCTCGGGGATGGAAGGGCAACTCGGTCGCGAGATGCAGCGTGCGTTCGAGGACCAAGGCATCGAAGTAATCACCGGCAACGACTTCCAGCGCGTTCGCGCACCGGCTGGCGACGGTGGAGCCGAAGCGATGCAATCAGGCGTCGCCGTCGAAACAACCGTCGACGGCACCGAGCAGACAGTTACCGGCGACGCGCTGTTCGTCGCGGCCGGCGTCCAGCCGAATAGCGAGGGCATCGGCCTGGAGACGGTGGGGGTCGAAACGAACGACGACGGCACGATCCACGTCGACGAGCAGTTCCAAACGACGAACCCGGACGTGTACGCCGCCGGCGATGTGATCGGTGAGCCTGAACTGGAGACGGTCGCCGCCAAGGAAGGCAACCACGCCGTCAAGAACGCGTTCGGCAACGAGGGCGTCAGCATCGACTACAGTGCGGTTCCGGCAGTCGTGTTCACCGATCCCGAAGTCGCTGCGGTCGGGACGACCGAACTGGAGTACATGACCGAGCACGGGACCTGTTCGTGCCGCACTATCCAGATGGCGGACGTCCCGCGGGCGAAAGCCGTCAAGAACATTGACGGCCTCGTCCAGGTCGTCAAACACCACGAGACCGACGAGATCGTCGGCGTCCACATGGTTGGTCCACGTGCCGCCGACATGATCATGGAAGCGACGCTCGCCGTGAAGTTCGGCCTGACCGTCGACGGCATCATCGACACTGTCCACCCATTCCCCACGTTCAGCGAGGCGTTCAAACACGCCTGCCAGGCGTTCCGCCGGGACACCTCGACGATGAGCTGCTGTGTCGAATAG
- the lpdA gene encoding dihydrolipoyl dehydrogenase, producing the protein MSNEHDYDLLVLGGGMAGLPVAMKSAYSGMKTALVEEDLLGGTCLNRGCIPTKTMLRSAEVANLARRSEEFGINIDGEITADMDTIVQRKDDIVESIRKGAYDNVDENENIDLLEEHGVFESAHELRVGDRTLTADRIVINTGARPLRPPIDGLDEVEVLDSTDMLFLDEVPESLVVIGGGYVGAEYAQMYSRFGADVTIFQRGDRLLPREEPDVSTVIEDVFTDEEITVHTETSVTTLVPDGDDIVVEADGPDGPVKTPASEVLLAAGRQPNTTGIGLNEAGVETDERGFVATDDRFETTADGVYAIGDVSGSPMFTHSARDDADLLYRHLAKDEEISTEGRTVPWAVFTDPQVGHVGLTEQEACDKGYEVGIGRQDFADQGKPKALGETEGFVKLVTDADTDELLGAHVVGEQGAEIVHELVLAIELGATAEQIAETMHIHPTLPEIINSAAGGAHKPS; encoded by the coding sequence ATGAGTAACGAGCACGACTACGACCTGCTCGTCCTGGGAGGCGGGATGGCCGGCCTCCCGGTCGCGATGAAGAGTGCGTACTCCGGAATGAAAACGGCCCTCGTTGAGGAGGACCTCCTCGGCGGAACCTGTCTGAATCGCGGCTGTATCCCCACGAAGACAATGCTACGAAGTGCGGAAGTCGCGAATCTCGCCCGCCGCAGTGAAGAGTTCGGCATCAATATCGACGGCGAGATTACTGCCGACATGGACACCATCGTCCAGCGGAAAGACGATATCGTCGAAAGCATCCGCAAGGGTGCCTACGACAACGTCGACGAGAACGAGAACATCGACCTCCTGGAGGAACACGGTGTCTTCGAATCGGCCCACGAACTCCGCGTTGGAGACCGGACACTCACGGCCGACCGGATCGTCATCAACACGGGTGCCCGCCCGCTGCGACCACCGATCGACGGCCTCGACGAGGTCGAAGTGCTCGACAGCACCGACATGCTGTTTCTCGACGAGGTTCCGGAGTCGCTGGTCGTGATCGGCGGCGGCTACGTCGGCGCCGAGTACGCGCAAATGTACAGTCGGTTCGGAGCAGACGTTACCATCTTCCAGCGCGGTGACCGGCTCCTTCCTCGTGAGGAACCGGACGTAAGCACCGTGATCGAAGACGTGTTCACCGACGAGGAGATCACCGTTCATACCGAGACATCCGTGACGACGCTCGTGCCGGACGGTGACGACATTGTGGTCGAGGCCGACGGGCCGGACGGACCCGTCAAGACGCCGGCATCGGAAGTCTTGCTCGCCGCGGGGCGTCAGCCGAACACAACTGGAATCGGGCTCAACGAGGCGGGTGTCGAAACCGACGAGCGCGGGTTCGTCGCAACCGACGACCGCTTTGAGACGACCGCCGACGGCGTCTACGCCATCGGCGACGTGAGCGGCTCGCCGATGTTCACTCACTCCGCTCGCGACGATGCGGACCTGCTGTACCGCCACCTCGCGAAGGACGAGGAGATCAGCACCGAGGGCCGAACCGTCCCGTGGGCGGTGTTCACCGACCCGCAGGTCGGCCACGTCGGGTTAACCGAACAGGAAGCATGTGACAAAGGGTACGAGGTGGGCATCGGCCGTCAGGACTTCGCCGACCAGGGCAAGCCGAAGGCACTCGGTGAGACCGAGGGATTCGTCAAACTCGTCACGGATGCCGACACGGATGAACTACTCGGAGCGCACGTCGTGGGCGAACAGGGTGCTGAAATCGTCCACGAACTCGTCCTCGCCATCGAACTCGGCGCGACCGCCGAACAGATCGCCGAGACGATGCACATCCACCCCACGCTCCCAGAGATCATCAACTCCGCTGCTGGTGGTGCTCATAAGCCGTCGTAA
- a CDS encoding helix-turn-helix transcriptional regulator — protein MLRRIELEALATVDRGDTISELATKLDHSESYLSRAVADLVEKGLVYTERDGRRKRVVPSDARAVELYRDLVRQHSHIEFPELLTGKALEVLYYLDQPRTVSEIADRSDNYRNTVNRILKRFRDRGLVGTDDGRYEFNADFDRLHEFARELTHHLHRHRLEAVAPKGTILWEDYDEFLLQAEMEIDAEAFHETGLARFAAFDLQFLLTGHRYYVYSEELDAVSPAELCCHTLLIDDGSRHRSYCLLLLSNVDVDDEDLREQAAKYGLEDGIDALLRYLETHGEVDDDRLPEWDEFQKLAADYEVRLS, from the coding sequence GTGCTCCGGCGTATCGAACTCGAGGCCCTCGCCACGGTCGACCGCGGCGACACGATCTCCGAACTCGCGACGAAGCTCGACCACAGCGAGAGTTACCTCTCTCGTGCCGTCGCCGACCTCGTCGAGAAGGGGCTCGTCTACACTGAACGCGATGGCCGGCGAAAACGAGTCGTCCCGTCGGATGCTCGCGCCGTCGAACTCTATCGGGACCTCGTCCGCCAGCACTCCCACATCGAGTTCCCCGAGCTGCTGACCGGGAAGGCACTCGAGGTGCTGTACTACCTCGACCAGCCGCGAACCGTCTCCGAGATCGCCGACCGGAGCGACAACTACCGCAACACGGTCAACCGCATCCTCAAGCGGTTTCGCGACCGTGGGCTCGTCGGGACGGACGACGGCCGCTACGAGTTCAACGCCGACTTCGACCGCCTCCACGAGTTCGCCCGTGAACTCACACACCATCTCCATCGCCATCGCCTCGAAGCCGTTGCCCCGAAGGGCACGATTCTCTGGGAGGACTACGACGAATTCCTCCTCCAGGCCGAGATGGAGATCGACGCGGAGGCGTTCCACGAAACCGGCCTCGCTCGGTTCGCGGCCTTCGACCTCCAGTTCCTGCTCACCGGCCACCGCTACTACGTCTACTCCGAGGAACTCGACGCAGTCTCGCCGGCGGAGCTGTGTTGTCACACGCTGCTAATCGACGACGGCAGCCGCCACCGCTCGTACTGTCTCCTCCTGCTCAGCAACGTCGACGTCGACGATGAGGACCTCCGAGAGCAGGCGGCGAAGTATGGCCTCGAAGACGGAATCGACGCCTTGCTCCGCTACCTCGAGACGCACGGCGAGGTCGACGATGACCGGCTCCCGGAGTGGGACGAGTTCCAGAAGCTGGCGGCTGACTACGAGGTGCGACTATCCTGA
- a CDS encoding heavy metal translocating P-type ATPase: MGTTQEQFNVGGMSCSFCAESIKKAYSRTDGVEDVDVSLAHEEVLVQYDDDLLSEVEVKDTLRDLGYTIRDPDKAKRYEQQQAELADGKRRLLLAGGASIVVAALMGWMILVMGRFESSSLAMDLVTLGLALGTMFGPGRYIKEKAYQSLRRGIFNQHVLLEAGGFAGLLGGLLGLFVFPGFPTVHFFAVSVFITTYHILSEYTSLIVRTRASQAVQGLLDLQPDTARRVSDDGDVEEVPVDDLDIGDRVRVKPGENIPVDGEVVEGKSTVDESVATGESIPEEKAEGDEVIGGSVNETGTLLVEVTATGEDAFLNQVAREIEEARAMKPGIIQLADRVLKYFVPGVLTIAGLSFLFWVVAPLAWGAGPNVQRGAFAALAVLVLGYPCALGMATPLALIRGGGKAANRGILMRSGDAFQIFPDVDHIVLDKTGTITVGEPAVSEIVGLNVDEGDVLATAASAEAFSEHPLADAILEFADKQDVDYADPDAFDSVTGKGVRATVGNDDVLVGKPGWFSDEGIDLSNGRDDIERLQGRGLTVSGIVRDGDLIGLIGIGDEIKADATETVQRMRDAGITPVMITGDNERTANAVAEEVGIDRVMADVLPDEKREEIGRLQEAGHRVAMVGDGINDAPALTQADIGIAIGAGTDIAIESADIVLMGDRLGGVMDAYEIGNESYRKTRQNLVTAFAFNGVGVAAATTGLVHPVFAMLTMVLSVSAVLANSFAGQLLSGEGVNTEFALDERTDASVEMVE, encoded by the coding sequence ATGGGAACGACACAAGAACAATTCAACGTCGGAGGGATGTCCTGTTCGTTCTGTGCCGAGAGCATCAAGAAGGCCTACAGTCGGACCGACGGCGTCGAGGACGTCGACGTGAGTCTCGCCCATGAGGAGGTTCTCGTCCAATACGACGACGACCTTCTGAGCGAGGTCGAAGTGAAGGATACGCTTCGGGACCTGGGCTATACCATCCGCGACCCGGACAAAGCGAAGCGATACGAGCAACAGCAGGCTGAACTCGCCGACGGGAAGCGCCGCCTCCTCCTCGCAGGCGGCGCATCTATCGTTGTCGCTGCCCTGATGGGGTGGATGATTCTCGTGATGGGACGCTTCGAGTCGTCATCTCTCGCGATGGATCTGGTGACGCTGGGGCTGGCGCTCGGGACGATGTTCGGCCCTGGACGATACATCAAAGAGAAAGCTTACCAGAGCTTGCGTCGGGGGATCTTCAACCAGCACGTTCTCCTGGAAGCGGGCGGGTTCGCAGGGTTACTTGGTGGGCTTCTCGGCCTGTTCGTGTTCCCTGGCTTCCCGACCGTCCACTTCTTCGCCGTCTCCGTGTTCATCACCACCTATCACATCCTTTCGGAGTACACCAGCCTCATCGTCCGCACGCGCGCTTCCCAAGCCGTCCAAGGCCTTCTCGACCTCCAGCCCGACACGGCACGCCGCGTCAGTGATGACGGTGATGTCGAGGAGGTCCCTGTCGACGACCTCGACATCGGTGATCGCGTCCGGGTCAAGCCCGGCGAGAACATCCCCGTCGACGGCGAGGTCGTCGAGGGTAAATCCACAGTCGACGAGTCGGTTGCCACCGGTGAGTCCATCCCCGAGGAGAAGGCCGAAGGCGACGAGGTGATCGGCGGCAGCGTCAACGAGACCGGCACGCTCCTCGTCGAGGTGACCGCGACCGGTGAGGACGCGTTCCTCAACCAAGTGGCTCGCGAGATCGAGGAAGCGCGGGCGATGAAACCCGGCATCATTCAGCTCGCCGACCGCGTGCTCAAGTACTTCGTCCCAGGTGTCCTGACTATTGCCGGGTTGTCGTTCCTCTTCTGGGTGGTCGCACCGCTTGCGTGGGGTGCAGGCCCCAATGTCCAGCGCGGGGCGTTCGCAGCGCTGGCCGTTCTCGTGCTGGGCTATCCTTGTGCGCTCGGGATGGCGACTCCCCTGGCCCTCATCCGGGGCGGTGGGAAGGCCGCGAACCGCGGCATCCTGATGCGCTCCGGCGACGCGTTCCAGATCTTCCCGGACGTCGACCACATCGTGTTGGACAAGACCGGCACCATCACGGTCGGCGAACCCGCCGTCAGTGAGATCGTTGGTCTCAACGTCGACGAGGGTGATGTGCTCGCGACGGCGGCCAGCGCGGAGGCGTTCTCCGAGCATCCTCTCGCCGATGCGATCCTCGAGTTCGCTGACAAGCAAGATGTCGACTACGCTGACCCCGATGCCTTCGACTCCGTGACCGGCAAGGGCGTCCGGGCAACCGTTGGCAACGACGACGTGCTGGTCGGCAAACCGGGCTGGTTCAGTGACGAGGGAATCGACCTATCGAATGGGCGCGACGACATCGAGCGACTCCAGGGCCGCGGCCTCACTGTCTCGGGGATTGTTCGTGACGGTGACCTAATCGGCCTGATCGGCATCGGCGACGAAATCAAAGCCGATGCCACCGAGACTGTTCAGCGGATGCGCGACGCCGGTATCACGCCCGTGATGATTACCGGGGACAACGAGCGCACCGCGAACGCGGTCGCCGAGGAGGTCGGCATCGATCGCGTCATGGCCGACGTTCTGCCCGACGAGAAACGCGAAGAGATCGGTCGCCTGCAGGAAGCCGGCCACCGGGTGGCGATGGTCGGCGACGGCATCAACGACGCCCCCGCACTCACGCAGGCGGATATCGGGATTGCCATCGGCGCCGGGACCGATATTGCCATTGAGTCGGCGGATATCGTCCTGATGGGCGATCGGCTCGGTGGCGTGATGGACGCCTACGAAATCGGGAACGAGAGCTATCGGAAGACTCGCCAGAATCTCGTGACAGCCTTCGCGTTCAACGGCGTCGGCGTCGCCGCCGCGACCACGGGACTCGTTCATCCGGTGTTCGCGATGCTTACGATGGTGTTATCCGTCTCGGCCGTCCTCGCCAACAGCTTCGCTGGTCAACTCCTCTCCGGCGAGGGTGTCAACACGGAATTCGCCCTCGACGAACGCACGGACGCGAGCGTGGAGATGGTCGAGTGA
- a CDS encoding RNA-guided endonuclease InsQ/TnpB family protein: protein MKRTNTFAVRPLSDTGEQLLRDLLDASAALWNEVNYQRLMRYNDEDGFEDEDVWNADTGSLEGKYKGVLGASTTQQVIRKNGEAWRGFFDTKKAYHDESNTSVTEHPEPPGFRGNKDDGRVLKGVIRNDAYTVEWGERSRLEILVGSELKDRYDHTGRLRLEIVGDPNWPNYQKQGRLDLWYDETDCTFRASQPVTITNARATPLAAEKAALDIGANNLVACTTTTGDQYLYEGRDLFNRFRETTREIARLQSKLQEGRYSSERIRRLYRKRTRRRDHAQEALCRDLIERLYEDGVDTVYIGGLTDVLDTHWSVETNAKTHNFWAFKQFTERLACTAEEYGISVEVRSEAWTSQECPQCGSTDRTKRHQDTLTCPCGFEGHADLTASETFLKRHTEKAVRSMARPVRFEWDDHNWSGTPHPHESPKEQRTDPSTVHRDGNVASGES, encoded by the coding sequence ATGAAGCGCACCAACACGTTCGCCGTGCGTCCCCTCTCCGATACGGGAGAGCAACTACTACGGGACCTGTTGGACGCTTCCGCCGCTCTCTGGAACGAGGTCAATTATCAGCGCCTTATGCGCTACAACGACGAAGACGGCTTTGAGGACGAGGACGTGTGGAACGCCGACACCGGCAGTCTCGAAGGCAAGTACAAAGGTGTACTTGGCGCGTCCACCACCCAACAGGTAATACGCAAAAATGGCGAAGCGTGGCGCGGGTTCTTCGATACAAAGAAGGCGTATCACGACGAGTCGAACACATCCGTTACGGAACACCCGGAACCGCCGGGCTTCCGTGGTAACAAAGACGATGGGCGTGTCCTCAAAGGCGTCATTCGCAACGACGCATACACTGTTGAGTGGGGCGAGCGGTCCCGACTTGAGATACTGGTCGGGAGCGAGTTGAAAGACAGATACGACCATACCGGGCGGCTCCGGCTGGAAATCGTTGGCGACCCGAATTGGCCCAACTACCAGAAGCAGGGCCGGTTGGACCTGTGGTACGATGAGACTGATTGCACCTTCCGAGCTTCGCAACCCGTGACTATTACTAATGCACGGGCGACTCCACTGGCCGCAGAGAAGGCCGCTCTGGATATTGGTGCAAACAATCTCGTCGCCTGTACCACCACGACCGGCGACCAATACCTGTACGAAGGTCGGGACCTGTTCAACCGCTTCCGTGAGACAACGCGAGAAATCGCCCGGTTACAGTCCAAGCTACAGGAAGGCCGATACAGTAGCGAGCGTATCCGGCGGCTGTATCGGAAGCGAACCCGCCGCCGCGACCACGCACAGGAAGCGTTGTGTCGTGACCTAATCGAACGGCTGTACGAGGACGGCGTAGACACGGTGTATATCGGTGGATTGACCGACGTGCTGGACACGCATTGGTCGGTCGAAACCAATGCCAAGACCCACAACTTCTGGGCGTTCAAGCAGTTTACTGAGCGGCTGGCATGTACTGCTGAGGAATACGGTATCTCGGTGGAAGTCCGGTCGGAAGCGTGGACAAGCCAGGAGTGCCCGCAGTGCGGTTCAACAGACCGAACGAAACGACATCAGGACACACTAACGTGTCCGTGTGGATTCGAGGGGCACGCCGACCTCACAGCGTCAGAGACGTTCTTGAAGCGGCACACAGAGAAGGCAGTCAGGTCGATGGCACGGCCCGTGCGGTTCGAGTGGGACGACCACAACTGGTCGGGGACACCACACCCTCACGAAAGTCCCAAAGAACAGCGCACAGACCCGAGTACCGTCCACCGTGACGGGAATGTTGCCTCCGGCGAGTCGTAG
- a CDS encoding PIN domain-containing protein translates to MPRALIDTTVLFAAAYRRDGSHDAALPVLHGIDDGTLPEAVVLDYVLAETLNGLTTHAGHDAAVDLLDRIEENARFHIDSLTTDALATGKALFRQHEPLSFVDACIVAYMQTEGLGYLYTFDDDFDAIEDVYRLDTATNPYDPN, encoded by the coding sequence ATGCCGCGGGCACTCATCGATACGACAGTCCTCTTTGCCGCCGCATATCGGCGGGATGGATCCCACGATGCCGCGCTTCCCGTGCTCCACGGCATCGACGATGGAACGCTCCCGGAAGCTGTCGTCCTCGACTACGTGCTCGCGGAAACGCTCAACGGCCTCACGACCCACGCCGGCCACGACGCAGCCGTCGATCTCCTCGATCGAATCGAAGAAAACGCCCGCTTCCACATTGACTCGCTCACTACCGACGCCCTCGCGACAGGGAAGGCCCTCTTTCGTCAACACGAACCCCTCTCCTTCGTCGACGCCTGCATTGTCGCGTATATGCAAACCGAAGGGCTCGGTTACCTGTATACGTTTGACGACGATTTTGACGCCATCGAGGATGTCTATCGGCTCGATACAGCAACGAATCCCTACGACCCGAACTGA